Below is a genomic region from Rhodohalobacter sp. 614A.
GCTACACTTGCGGTTACTCTTCTGGGATATGATTTGGGATTTTTTGATCAAACGGCTGTAAATGCTGTCGTCATTCTCATTTTAATTACTTGTCTCGTTGGGCCCTGGCTGGTTGAAAAATATGGACGCGAAGTTGCCATTCAGGAAGAGTCAAAACCGTATCAACCCTCAGAAGCGCCACAAAGAATTTTGGTTCCACTCGCAAACCCGGAGACCTCCGACACGCTTATGGATATCGCTTTTATGATCCGCGATGAAAAATCTGATCAACCCGTCTTCCCATTAACTGTGGCACGCGATGGAAAAGATGTGGATGCGCAGGTTGCAAGAGGAGAGAAAATGCTGAGCCATGCGGTTGTTCATGCGGCTGCGGCCGAGGTGCCGGTCAATCCCGTAACCGCCATTGATTTGAATATCGCGAACGGAATCGCACGATCGGTGAAAGAGAAACTCGGCTCTACCGTTGTGATTGGTTGGAACGGGGCTGTTTCTCCACGACAAAGAATCTTCGGGACGATTCTGGATCAATTACTGTACGAAATCGACGAGATGGTTTTTGTCACGAAAATTCATAAACCGGTTGGTACACACAGGCGGGTGGTAATTGCCGTACCTCCGTTTGCAACTTTGGAATCCGGTTTTGCCGGAGCGATGCGGTCTTTGAAATTATTGGCCGATCAGGTTGGGAGCGAACTTGTAATTTTGTCTCCACAGGAGCGATTGGACTACGTGAAACGACGAAGCAAACGCGTGAAACCGGATCTGGATACAAAATATGTTGCCATTTCCCGGTGGTCTGAGTTGCCGGGCTGGCTGGATGAGAATATTCATGATGAGGATTTGTTTGCATTGATTAGTGCCAGGGAAGGTTCATTGTCATGGCGTCCGGCCCTGGACCGCCTTCCCAGGGTAGTGGCTAACCGGTACCCGGATTTGAGTTTTATAACTGTTTATCCATCGGAAGTGGAGATAGATTTTGGTAGCCTCAGCCAGGATTTGAACCAGAAACTGCTTGATCAGAAGCGAATTTACCTGGTCGATTCGGGAGAGAATATCGAACAGGTACTTATTGAAATGCTTCAAAACGAAGAAAGTATTAATCAAAAAAACATAGAAGAGCTCATTCACAGACTCTTAAAAAATTCTGCCGATTATTCTCCTGAAATGATGTCGGGTGTAGTTTTATACGACGCTCATACATCGCTTATAAAAGAACAGATGTTAGTGGTTGGAGTGGTAAAAAATGGGTTGCAGGTGCCAAAAGCTGCCAGCAAAGCTCACGTGGTTTTGCTGCTTCTCAGTCCAAAAGCCACGCGCATAAGAGATCACCTTAAAGGGGTAAATACAGTAGCCCGAATCATCCGTCCGGGCGAAAGCCTTCAACAATTAATAGACGCTGAAAGCCGTGAGGAGGTTTACAGCATTATTGTTAAGCAATAATCAAGGCCGATCTGTGCCAGCCCATTCTCATTAAAATTAAGAAGAATCAGATTCTAAAAGTTTTATCTTAGAAAAGCATTCAACGATTATTTATTTATGCCAGAATTAAAGGAAGATAAAAAGCTCAAAAAAGAGCTTCGATTATTTGATGTATACGCGATTAGCACCGGTGCCATGTTCAGTTCAGGTTTTTTTCTGTTGCCCGGTTTGGCAGCAGCACAAACGGGGCCATCGGTTATTCTTGCATATTTTGTAGCCGGCCTGCTTATTCTGCCGGCCATGTTCAGTGTTGCCGAACTCTCTACAGCGATGCCGCGTGCCGGCGGGGCATACTATTTTATTGACCGAAGTCTCGGGCCATTGTTTGGAACGGTTGGAGGAATCGGGTCGTGGTTGGCACTGATTTTTAAAAGCGCATTTGCACTGATCGGGATGGGAGCATACATCGCCATTTTTATTGATTTGCCGATTACACCGGTTGCCCTGGCCCTGACGATAATTTTTGGAATTACAAATATTGTGGGTGCGAAAGAGAGCAGCTGGCTCCAAAATGTTCTGGTTTCTACACTGGTAAGTATTCTTCTTTTTTATGTTTTCCAGGGTTTATTTGCAGTTTTCAATGTCGATTTTTTTGAGGTTCTCCGGAGCGAGTTTCAGCCGTTTTTCCAGTTTGGAGTCCAGGGATTTTTCGCCACCATCGGGTTTGTATTTGTCTCGTATGCCGGTTTAACAAAGGTGGCCAGTGTATCCGAAGAAGTTCAAAATCCTGACAGAAATATTCCCCTTGGAATGATGCTGTCTCTGGGAACAGCCACATTTATTTATGTGGTCGGCGTATTTATTATGGTGATGTTACTTGAGCCTGAAGCACTTCATGCCGACTTAACCCCGGTAGCCACCGCCGGCGAAGTATTTATGAACTGGTTGCCCGGAAATACCGGGTTGTTATTGGTTGTAATTGCTGCCATCGCTGCATTCGCTTCCACTGCCAATGCAGGAATTATGTCGGCCGCCCGTTATCCGCTGGCAATGGCGCGGGATGAACTCATCCCCAGGAGATTTTCAAAATTGGGCAGGTTTGGAACTCCCACTCTTGCCACACTTGCTACTGTAATTGCCATGATCCTTTTGATTTTACTGTTAAATGTTGAGGCCGTTGCAAAATTGGCAAGTGCATTTCAGCTTCTTTTATTCGGGATTCTGAATGTCTCCGTGATTGTAATGCGGGAGAGTGAAATTGAAGGTTACGATCCCGGATTCAGATCTCCGTGGTATCCGTACATGCAAATTGCCGGTTTCTTTATTTCAGGATTTTTGATTGCCCAGATGGGTTTTCTGTCCATTGCCTTTACAATCGTTATCGCTGCAATCAGTGTTATTTGGTATTTCGGATATGCCCAGAGCCGGGTGAAAAGACAGGGAGCCATTTTCCATGTTCATGCCAGGTTGGGACAATATCAGTATGAAGGATTGGAACGTGAAATGCGCGGCATCATGCGCGAAAAAGGTTTGCGGAAAGAAGATCCCTACGAAAAAGCAATTGGGCGGTCATTGGTGTTTGATTTCAATCGGCCGGTCACTGTAGAATCCGTGACGGATATGGTTTGTGCAATGATGGCCGAAAGAGCCAAAACAACCAAGAAAACACTGATAGAGATGTTCAGGCAGGATCCCGATGAAAGTATTATCCCGGTGGGTCATTCGACGGCACTGAAACATATTCGAATTGATAACGACATGGATACGGAAGTCGCCCTTGTGCGGCTCACAGAGGGACTTGAGACGGATAATTCGGATGACGATGACATTCATTGCCTCATTTACCTGGCCAGTTCAAATCAAAATTCGGGACAGCATTTGAGGATTTTGGCACACTTGGCCGAAATGATTGATAATGTGGATTTTGAAGAGCGCTGGCTGAAAGCGGAGGATGAAGGCGAGCTTCGGGAAATCCTGCTTCGGGATGAAAGGTTTATCAATATTACATTGAAAAAAGGATCAAAATCAGAGAAAGCCATTGGGAAAATGGTGAAAGAACTGGACGAACTTTTGCCCGGAGAAAGCCTGATTACCATGGTAAAAAGAGATGGCGAACTCATCTTTCCGCACGGAAATACAGTTTTGCAGGAAAATGATCAGCTTTCCATCATTGGTGAGAAAAAAGATATAGAAGAGATAAAAAAGCGAGGTGAAGATTAAAACTACGCCAATCGGAAATATTTCAGAATGTGTGCTGAACTTATTTCGATGAAAGCCGGTTAAAAATCTCGTCCATGGTTAGTGCTTCTTCCTCACTTTCTTTCATGTTGCGGAAAGTAAATTTGTCGCTTTCCAATTCATGATCTCCTACGATGATCGTATATTTGGCATTTTCACGATCGGCATCTTTCATCTGGCTTTTCATGGATCGGCCTTTATAATCCATCGTTGCGGAAAGACCTTTTTCGCGAAGTTTTGGCAGGTTGCTCAAACCCCATTTCCGGGCAGCATCGCCTAATGTGACGATATAAACATCTACCGATTTTGAAGTTCCAAGTTCAATTCCCAATTCCTCGCAGGCAATGAAAAGGCGCTCCATTCCGGCGGCAAACCCAACAGCCGGTGTTTTTGGCCCGCCAATTTCTTCGACCAATAAATCATAGCGTCCGCCGCCAGCCAAAGCATCCTGTGCGCCTAAATCCGGGCTAATCAGTTCAAAGGCGGTTTTTGTGTAATAATCCATTCCCCGAACCAGATGCGGATCTTCCTCAAAAGGAATCCCCAAATCATTCAAATATTCCTTCACTTTTTCATAATGATTCAGGGAAGACTCGTTCAAATATTCCGTAATAAGCGGTGCAGATTCGATGAACGGCTGGTCCTCTTCTTCTTTTGAATCCAGAATGCGAAGCGGATTTTTCTCAAATCGTTTCTTTGATACATCACTCAGCTTTTCATAATTCGGTTTGAGATGCTCTTTCAATGCTTTTTTATAAGCCTCACGGCTTTCCGGGTCGCCGATGGAATTCAGCTTCAGCGAAGTGTTTTTGATCCCCACTTTTTTGTAGATGTGAACCATAAATGCGATTACTTCCACATCCGCAACGGGATCATCACTTCCCAAAATTTCCAGGCCAAACTGGTGGAATTGTCGCTGCCGTCCTTTCTGAGGGCGTTCGGCGCGGAACATCGGGCCGATATAATACAGTTTCTGTGATCCGCCGCGCTGTTCAAGGTGATGCTCCACAAATGAGCGAACGACCGGCGCCGTTAATTCCGGGCGAAGAACGTAATTATCCTCACCGCGGCTGAACGCAAAAATCTCTTTTGAAACGATATCCGTCAACTGGCCCACACCGCGGACAATCAGCTCGGTCTGCTCCATAATGGGAGTGCGAATCTCCTCGAAATTAAATTTCTCTGCCTCCTCGCGAATCAGGTTTTCAAGGGTTTGCCATTTGCGAACGTCATCGGGCAGAATATCCACCATGCCGAGGTGGGTTGTATATTTCGGCTGAGCCATAAAATCAGGTAACAGTTATCAAAATTTCAGTTAACAGTAAGTGGCGAAAGATAAGAGGGATTGTGGAAAGAATCTTGTGTTTGGCTGATTAGATATGCAAGGGGAGAGAATGGAAGAGTGGCGCTATGTTCAAATTCTTGATATGATGACTTAAAAAAGTTTAATCGGATCATAGGATTATGATTCGGCTCACGTTTATCTTCAAATATCCATTGAAAATTTTCCTATTTTGATGCGGTCTGATTTAAAAATTCACTTTATGTTTTCAAGAATTTCACTTCTTTTTGCTTTTATAGTTTTATTGACGAAACCTGCTATTTCTCAGGAACTGATCTATGATTCGGGCGGTGACCTGACTCCTGAGCTATCCGCTTATAACGTTCATTTTTACGATCTGAATTTAACCGTGAATCCGGCCGACAGCACCGTTTCCGGGTTTGTTGATGTACATTTTGATGTGGTTCAGCCCTCCAACAGAATCGCACTGGCATTGGATCCGCAGCTGGACATTACTTCGGTTGAGCAGGTTCAAACGGACAGCCTGCTATCCGAGTTAAACATTTCCCGAAGTGATGCAAGCCAGACGTTTCACGTGAATTATCCAGCCACACTTCAACCCGGGAGTTCAGAAAAACTCCGGATTTCATATAAAGGAAAACCGCGCGTTGCCCCGAATCCGCCCTGGGACGGAGGCATGGTTTGGGATACCACATCCACAGGAGAACCGTGGGTGGCCGTAACCGTACAATCCGATGGCGCCTGGATTTGGTGGCCGAATAAAGATCATCCTTCTGATAAAGCAGATTCTGTAGCGATCAACCTGACAATGCCCGATGATTTGGTTGTAGCTTCCAATGGAAGATTGCGTGGGGAAACCGTTCCAGAAGACGGCTGGAAAACGTGGAATTGGTTTGTATCGACGCCCATCAATAATTACAACATAACGGTAAATGCTGCTCCGTACGAAATTATCGAAGAAACGTATACCAGCACAAGCGGCGATGAATTTCCAGTAAAATTCTGGGTTCTGCCGGAAAATCTTGAAGACGGCAAGGAGCTTTTTCCGCAGTTTATCAATCAGCTTCGTTTTCTCGAGGAATTGCTTGGGCCGTATCCATTTCGGGCCGACAAATACGGGGTTGTTCACAGTCCGCATTTGGGAATGGAGCATCAAACACTGATTGCATACGGAGCAGGTTTCCGGGATGGAGCACTGTCAAACGGCGAGGCTCAGTTCGATGATTTGCATCAGCACGAACTGGCACACGAATGGTGGGGGAATCTTGTAACGGCCTGGAACTGGCGTGATTTTTGGATTCATGAAGGAATTGGAACCTACATGCAGCCTCTCTATTCCGAACATCTGGGAGGAGAAGAAGCCTACAAAAAATCGATGGAATACATCCGTATGAGAATGGCGACAGATCCCTCAATGGAAGTAGCTCCGCGCAAATCGATGAGTACACTGCAAATAACACAGGGTACGCGTGGCGGGGATGTCTATTTCAAAGGTGCCTGGTTTTTACACACCTTACGATACGTTATTGGTGATAATCACTTCTTTACGTTGTTGAGACGATTTGCCTATCCCACCGAAGAGATGGAGTCCGTAACGGACGGAAGCCAGGTTCGGTTTGCTACCACGGATGATTTTTTGAATTTAGCCGAAAAAATATCCGGACAGGATCTCGATTGGCTGTTTGAAATCTATTTACGCCAACCCAAACTTCCCGTTCTTCATGCCAGCCGGCAGGGGGTGCTTGTAACTCTGCGCTGGGAAGTACCGGAAGGATTGAAATTCCCCATGCCGATAGAAGTACAAATTAACGGCGAAGTTGTCATGATGAGTCCCGAAAATAACAGGATTGCTTTTGAAGTAGGAGAAACGGTACAAGTAGAAGCCGATCCCGATAACTGGATTTTAAAGGAGTTTGATTTGGCTGGTTCGGAAGCAGACGCTGAGAATGAATAAGCAAGTAATTTTTAATCAAGTAAACGGTCAGTTTATGAAATATTTTTCTTCATCATCCAAATTTCTGATTACAGTCGTATTCCTCATCGGTTTCCTCAATACCTCCTTATTCTCACAGGAAGTTGAAGATCCCGATCCACATCGGTTTGAAGAAGAGGTGAATCGCTTCGAAGAGTTCGACAGTAAAAACAGTTTTCCCGAAGATGCCATCCTTTTTGTAGGCAGTTCCAGCATTCGTTTTTGGAAAACGGCTGAGGCTTTTCCCGAAATGCCCGTGATCAATCGCGGTTTTGGCGGATCACATTTTTCTGATCTTCTGTACTATTACGACGAGTTAGTGCTGCCCTACAATCCGTCTGTTGTGGTTTTATATGAAGGCGATAATGATATAGCTTCGAACAAAACCAACGACCAGGTGTTTGAGGATTATCTTGAGTTTACGGATCGATTGACAAATAATTTTCCTGATGTAAAGCTTGTTTTTGTGCCCGTCAAGCCAAGCAGCAGCCGGTGGGAGTTGTGGCCACAAATGAAAGAAGTCAATCAGCGGATCGAGGATCATATGAATGAGAATAGCCAGTTTTACTATGTAGATCTTGCCTCACCAATTTTAGGTTCCGACGGTACGCCGGATGATTCTCTTTTTATGGATGATCTGCTTCATTTGAATGAAGACGGTTATGCGAAATGGAATTCGGTAATTCGTCCAACACTGGAGGAATTAATGGATGAATA
It encodes:
- a CDS encoding cation:proton antiporter domain-containing protein, with protein sequence MINFSLPFSNPVLIFALVMLIILLAPILFRKLKIPGIVGLILAGTLVGPSVLGLLERDNTIELLGTVGLLYLMFMAGLSIDLNRFEKLRNQSIGFGTVSYLLPALGAYYGGIHLLGYSLETSLLLGAIVGSHTLLAYPIVERLGITKNTAVTMSMGGTLVTDALSLGVLAIVAGTVNESSGAGYWTGFITSIVIFLVAAIIILPRLGRWFFRNMKHDTDVDFVFMMAVLFSTAFLAELAGLASIIGAFIAGLLLNRLVPASGTLMSRIQFVGNALFIPFFLISVGMLVDVQVLASLEVWIYAISFAVLVFVGKGIASFVIQLVKRFSLSEGLVIFGLTTPQSAATLAVTLLGYDLGFFDQTAVNAVVILILITCLVGPWLVEKYGREVAIQEESKPYQPSEAPQRILVPLANPETSDTLMDIAFMIRDEKSDQPVFPLTVARDGKDVDAQVARGEKMLSHAVVHAAAAEVPVNPVTAIDLNIANGIARSVKEKLGSTVVIGWNGAVSPRQRIFGTILDQLLYEIDEMVFVTKIHKPVGTHRRVVIAVPPFATLESGFAGAMRSLKLLADQVGSELVILSPQERLDYVKRRSKRVKPDLDTKYVAISRWSELPGWLDENIHDEDLFALISAREGSLSWRPALDRLPRVVANRYPDLSFITVYPSEVEIDFGSLSQDLNQKLLDQKRIYLVDSGENIEQVLIEMLQNEESINQKNIEELIHRLLKNSADYSPEMMSGVVLYDAHTSLIKEQMLVVGVVKNGLQVPKAASKAHVVLLLLSPKATRIRDHLKGVNTVARIIRPGESLQQLIDAESREEVYSIIVKQ
- a CDS encoding amino acid permease produces the protein MPELKEDKKLKKELRLFDVYAISTGAMFSSGFFLLPGLAAAQTGPSVILAYFVAGLLILPAMFSVAELSTAMPRAGGAYYFIDRSLGPLFGTVGGIGSWLALIFKSAFALIGMGAYIAIFIDLPITPVALALTIIFGITNIVGAKESSWLQNVLVSTLVSILLFYVFQGLFAVFNVDFFEVLRSEFQPFFQFGVQGFFATIGFVFVSYAGLTKVASVSEEVQNPDRNIPLGMMLSLGTATFIYVVGVFIMVMLLEPEALHADLTPVATAGEVFMNWLPGNTGLLLVVIAAIAAFASTANAGIMSAARYPLAMARDELIPRRFSKLGRFGTPTLATLATVIAMILLILLLNVEAVAKLASAFQLLLFGILNVSVIVMRESEIEGYDPGFRSPWYPYMQIAGFFISGFLIAQMGFLSIAFTIVIAAISVIWYFGYAQSRVKRQGAIFHVHARLGQYQYEGLEREMRGIMREKGLRKEDPYEKAIGRSLVFDFNRPVTVESVTDMVCAMMAERAKTTKKTLIEMFRQDPDESIIPVGHSTALKHIRIDNDMDTEVALVRLTEGLETDNSDDDDIHCLIYLASSNQNSGQHLRILAHLAEMIDNVDFEERWLKAEDEGELREILLRDERFINITLKKGSKSEKAIGKMVKELDELLPGESLITMVKRDGELIFPHGNTVLQENDQLSIIGEKKDIEEIKKRGED
- the hisS gene encoding histidine--tRNA ligase translates to MAQPKYTTHLGMVDILPDDVRKWQTLENLIREEAEKFNFEEIRTPIMEQTELIVRGVGQLTDIVSKEIFAFSRGEDNYVLRPELTAPVVRSFVEHHLEQRGGSQKLYYIGPMFRAERPQKGRQRQFHQFGLEILGSDDPVADVEVIAFMVHIYKKVGIKNTSLKLNSIGDPESREAYKKALKEHLKPNYEKLSDVSKKRFEKNPLRILDSKEEEDQPFIESAPLITEYLNESSLNHYEKVKEYLNDLGIPFEEDPHLVRGMDYYTKTAFELISPDLGAQDALAGGGRYDLLVEEIGGPKTPAVGFAAGMERLFIACEELGIELGTSKSVDVYIVTLGDAARKWGLSNLPKLREKGLSATMDYKGRSMKSQMKDADRENAKYTIIVGDHELESDKFTFRNMKESEEEALTMDEIFNRLSSK
- a CDS encoding M1 family metallopeptidase, producing the protein MFSRISLLFAFIVLLTKPAISQELIYDSGGDLTPELSAYNVHFYDLNLTVNPADSTVSGFVDVHFDVVQPSNRIALALDPQLDITSVEQVQTDSLLSELNISRSDASQTFHVNYPATLQPGSSEKLRISYKGKPRVAPNPPWDGGMVWDTTSTGEPWVAVTVQSDGAWIWWPNKDHPSDKADSVAINLTMPDDLVVASNGRLRGETVPEDGWKTWNWFVSTPINNYNITVNAAPYEIIEETYTSTSGDEFPVKFWVLPENLEDGKELFPQFINQLRFLEELLGPYPFRADKYGVVHSPHLGMEHQTLIAYGAGFRDGALSNGEAQFDDLHQHELAHEWWGNLVTAWNWRDFWIHEGIGTYMQPLYSEHLGGEEAYKKSMEYIRMRMATDPSMEVAPRKSMSTLQITQGTRGGDVYFKGAWFLHTLRYVIGDNHFFTLLRRFAYPTEEMESVTDGSQVRFATTDDFLNLAEKISGQDLDWLFEIYLRQPKLPVLHASRQGVLVTLRWEVPEGLKFPMPIEVQINGEVVMMSPENNRIAFEVGETVQVEADPDNWILKEFDLAGSEADAENE
- a CDS encoding SGNH/GDSL hydrolase family protein, producing MNKQVIFNQVNGQFMKYFSSSSKFLITVVFLIGFLNTSLFSQEVEDPDPHRFEEEVNRFEEFDSKNSFPEDAILFVGSSSIRFWKTAEAFPEMPVINRGFGGSHFSDLLYYYDELVLPYNPSVVVLYEGDNDIASNKTNDQVFEDYLEFTDRLTNNFPDVKLVFVPVKPSSSRWELWPQMKEVNQRIEDHMNENSQFYYVDLASPILGSDGTPDDSLFMDDLLHLNEDGYAKWNSVIRPTLEELMDE